One Euphorbia lathyris chromosome 1, ddEupLath1.1, whole genome shotgun sequence DNA segment encodes these proteins:
- the LOC136210742 gene encoding E3 ubiquitin-protein ligase At1g12760 isoform X2 encodes MSAATSTTAGNTRDPNSARSSDDIVDTTTPLLSPGAFGDSNNSPGRRSGRRQSLRDAARFLRRASSRRMMREPSMLVRETAAEQLEERQSDWAYSKPVVILDIIWNFAFVAVAMAVLILSKDEQPSMPLRLWIIGYGSQCVLHMVCVCVEYKRRRRRRASFGGTERGLGSDGNSSSGSRGDSPEYVTLAQLEENGTSVAKHLESANTMFSFIWWIIGFYWVSAGGQSLAHGSPQLYWLCIIFLGFDVFFVVFCVALACIIGIAVCCCLPCIIAILYAVADQEGASKEDIDQLSKFKFRRIGNNEKLSDDEGAGGMMTECGTDSPIEHVLSEEDAECCICLSAYDDGAELRELPCGHHFHCTCVDKWLYINATCPLCKYNILKSSRGDREEV; translated from the exons ATGTCCGCCGCGACCTCGACAACTGCTGGTAATACCAGGGATCCCAACTCTGCCCGATCATCCGATGACATCGTTGATACTACGACACCGTTGCTTTCCCCCGGCGCTTTTGGCGATTCCAATAACAGTCCGGGCCGCCGATCCGGCCGTCGACAATCGCTTCGTGATGCGGCTCGGTTCCTTCGCCGAGCCAGTAGCCGCCGTATGATGCGGGAGCCTTCGATGCTGGTGCGTGAGACGGCCGCGGAGCAGTTAGAGGAGCGGCAGAGCGATTGGGCATATTCGAAGCCCGTGGTGATTCTTGACATTATCTGGAACTTTGCATTCGTGGCTGTGGCTATGGCTGTGCTGATACTGAGCAAAGATGAGCAACCTAGTATGCCCTTGAGGCTCTGGATTATTGGTTATGGGTCGCAGTGCGTGTTGCATATGGTTTGCGTTTGTGTGGAGTATaagcggaggaggaggagacGAGCTAGTTTTGGAGGGACGGAGAGAGGCCTTGGAAGTGATGGAAATTCGAGTTCCGGCTCAAGAGGCGATTCTCCCGAGTATGTTACGTTGGCTCAGCTTGAAGAGAATGGAACCAG TGTTGCAAAGCATCTTGAATCTGCAAATACAATGTTCTCGTTTATCTGGTGGATCATTGGATTTTACTGGGTATCCGCTGGTGGCCAAAGTTTGGCACATGGCTCTCCTCAACTCTACTG GCTTTGCATAATTTTTCTTGGTTTCGATGTGTTCTTTGTTGTCTTTTGTGTTGCTCTGGCATGTATCATTGGCATTGCTGTTTGCTGCTGTCTTCCATGTATTATTGCAATCTTATATGCTGTTGCAGACCAG GAAGGAGCATCGAAAGAGGACATTGATCAACTCTCAAAATTTAAATTTCGAAGAATTGGCAATAATGAAAAGCTTTCTGATGATGAAGGAGCTGGTGGAATGATGACTGAATGTGGTACAGATTCGCCAATTGAGCATGTTTTGTCAGAGGAGGATGC GGAATGTTGCATCTGCCTTTCTGCATATGATGATGGAGCTGAGCTAAGGGAACTTCCTTGCGGTCACCATTTCCATTGTACCTGTGTAGACAAGTGGTTGTATATTAACGCTACCTGCCCTCTCTGCAAGTACAATATCTTGAAGAGTAGCAGAGGAGATAGAGAGGAGGTGTAG
- the LOC136210742 gene encoding E3 ubiquitin-protein ligase At1g12760 isoform X1, giving the protein MSAATSTTAGNTRDPNSARSSDDIVDTTTPLLSPGAFGDSNNSPGRRSGRRQSLRDAARFLRRASSRRMMREPSMLVRETAAEQLEERQSDWAYSKPVVILDIIWNFAFVAVAMAVLILSKDEQPSMPLRLWIIGYGSQCVLHMVCVCVEYKRRRRRRASFGGTERGLGSDGNSSSGSRGDSPEYVTLAQLEENGTSSVAKHLESANTMFSFIWWIIGFYWVSAGGQSLAHGSPQLYWLCIIFLGFDVFFVVFCVALACIIGIAVCCCLPCIIAILYAVADQEGASKEDIDQLSKFKFRRIGNNEKLSDDEGAGGMMTECGTDSPIEHVLSEEDAECCICLSAYDDGAELRELPCGHHFHCTCVDKWLYINATCPLCKYNILKSSRGDREEV; this is encoded by the exons ATGTCCGCCGCGACCTCGACAACTGCTGGTAATACCAGGGATCCCAACTCTGCCCGATCATCCGATGACATCGTTGATACTACGACACCGTTGCTTTCCCCCGGCGCTTTTGGCGATTCCAATAACAGTCCGGGCCGCCGATCCGGCCGTCGACAATCGCTTCGTGATGCGGCTCGGTTCCTTCGCCGAGCCAGTAGCCGCCGTATGATGCGGGAGCCTTCGATGCTGGTGCGTGAGACGGCCGCGGAGCAGTTAGAGGAGCGGCAGAGCGATTGGGCATATTCGAAGCCCGTGGTGATTCTTGACATTATCTGGAACTTTGCATTCGTGGCTGTGGCTATGGCTGTGCTGATACTGAGCAAAGATGAGCAACCTAGTATGCCCTTGAGGCTCTGGATTATTGGTTATGGGTCGCAGTGCGTGTTGCATATGGTTTGCGTTTGTGTGGAGTATaagcggaggaggaggagacGAGCTAGTTTTGGAGGGACGGAGAGAGGCCTTGGAAGTGATGGAAATTCGAGTTCCGGCTCAAGAGGCGATTCTCCCGAGTATGTTACGTTGGCTCAGCTTGAAGAGAATGGAACCAG CAGTGTTGCAAAGCATCTTGAATCTGCAAATACAATGTTCTCGTTTATCTGGTGGATCATTGGATTTTACTGGGTATCCGCTGGTGGCCAAAGTTTGGCACATGGCTCTCCTCAACTCTACTG GCTTTGCATAATTTTTCTTGGTTTCGATGTGTTCTTTGTTGTCTTTTGTGTTGCTCTGGCATGTATCATTGGCATTGCTGTTTGCTGCTGTCTTCCATGTATTATTGCAATCTTATATGCTGTTGCAGACCAG GAAGGAGCATCGAAAGAGGACATTGATCAACTCTCAAAATTTAAATTTCGAAGAATTGGCAATAATGAAAAGCTTTCTGATGATGAAGGAGCTGGTGGAATGATGACTGAATGTGGTACAGATTCGCCAATTGAGCATGTTTTGTCAGAGGAGGATGC GGAATGTTGCATCTGCCTTTCTGCATATGATGATGGAGCTGAGCTAAGGGAACTTCCTTGCGGTCACCATTTCCATTGTACCTGTGTAGACAAGTGGTTGTATATTAACGCTACCTGCCCTCTCTGCAAGTACAATATCTTGAAGAGTAGCAGAGGAGATAGAGAGGAGGTGTAG